CGATCCCCACTCCGCCGCCTTCGCCGGTGAGACCAGCCAGTCCTGGTACCACCTTGCCGGAGTCGACGTGGCCGGCTCGCCGCGTACCCGGGGCACGGTGGTGACGTTCGGCGACTCGCAAACCGACGGCTACGGCTCCACTCCCGGCGCCGACAACCGCTACCCGGACCAGTTGGCCGAACGACTGGTCGCCACCGGTCGCCCGCTCGCCGTGGTGAACGCCGGGATCAGCGGGAACAAACTGCTCGCCGACTCGCCCTGTTACGGCGAGCGGGGCGTCAGCCGGTTCCGGCACGACGTACTCGGGCAGCCCGGCGTACGGACGGCGGTCGTCCTGATCGGCATCAACGACATCGGTGCCGGCGGCTACCCTGACTTCGGCTGCGGCGCCTCGCCGGTGGTGACCGCCGGCCAGCTCGTCAACGGCCATCGGGCATTGATCCAGGCCGCCCGGGCACGCGGGGTCACCGTCATCGGCGTCACGATGCCGCCGCTCAAGAACGCGACGGGTTACGACACCCCGGACAAGGAAGCGCTCCGAGACGAGCTGAACCACTGGATCCGGACCAGTGGCGAGTACGACGTGGTCGTCGACCTCGACCGGATCCTCGCCGACCCGGCCGACCCGGACGCCCTGCGCCCGGCGTACGACCACGGCGACCACCTGCACCTCAACGACACCGGGGCGACCGCTGCCGCCGTCGCCGTCGCCGCGCAGATCCGCTGAGCCCGTGTCACCGCACCGAGGGGACCTGGACGCGCGCTGATCGTCGGTTGGACCTGGGCGGAAAAGAATGTCGGGCGGTGTGTCGAGCACCGGGGTGCCGGCTTCGACCACAGGATGAGGGCCGGGTGCGCCGGGCCGACCGAGACCAAGGAGTGGACCGATGACGAAGGTGACGACCGGGGCGACGATGTCGTTGGACGGCTACATCGCGGACCCGTCCCACGGGGGCTTCGAGTACCTGTTCCAGTGGTACGAGAACGGCGACGTCGAGACGCCGACGGCCACCCCCGAACTGACGTTCCGGACCTCCGCCGTGAGCGCGCGACACATCCGCGATCTCACCGAGCGGACCGGAGCGCTGGTCGTCGGTCGACGGCTCTTCGACATGACCAACGGGTGGGGCGGCCGGCATCCGTTGGACGTGCCCGTCGTGGTCGTCACGCACAGCGTGCCGGACGGTTGGGAACCGGAGAACGACTCGTTCGTCTTCGTCACCGACGGCATCGAGAGCGCCATCGAGCGGGCGAAGACGATCGCCGGCGACAAGGAGGTCGGGGTCAACGGCGGCACCATCGCGACCCAGGTCATCCAAGCCGGCCTGCTCGACGAGGTGCACGTCGACCTCGTCCCGGTCCTGCTCGGTGACGGTATCCCGCTCTTCGCCGACCTGAAGATCGCGCCGCTCCAGCTTCACGGGCCGATCAGCGTGGTCGAGGGCACCGGGGTCACCCACCTGGCCTACCGGGTACGCCCGACGGCCTGACCAACTCGGACGGGCGGCCCGGACCGGGCCGCCCGTCTGCCTGTCCCGCCTGGTCCGGGCGGGTGGTGCCCCCTACGAATCCGTACCGTGTGCTGAACTGTCCGGCATGGAGCCTTCCCGATTCCTCGGCTGCCTCACGGACGACTTCGCCCGGCTGCGCGCCGTCGCCTCCATCGACCCCACCGCGGCGGTGCCCAGCTGCCCCGGTTGGAGTGTCGCCGACCTGACCCACCATGTCGGCGAGGTCTACCTCCACAAGACCCTGGCCATTCGCGAGGGTGCCGAGCCCGAGCCGTGGCCGCCCGCGGACCTTGCGGCCGAGGAGCCGATGGCGCTGCTCGACCGGGCGTACGCCGGGCTGCTGGCCGAGTTCGCGGCCCACGAGCCGCAGGACCGGGCTGGCTCCTGGTACGCGCCGGGCCAGACCGTCGGGTTCTGGATCCGACGGATGGCGCAGGAGACGGTCATCCACCGCATCGACGCCGAGTTGGGCGTCGGTGCGCCGGTCGCGCCCGTTCCGGACGACCTCGCCGTTGACGGCATCGACGAGCTGCTCAAAGTGTTCGTGGAGTATTCGGTGGCCGAGTGGGCCAGCGCCTTCAGCGAGATCCTGGCCGACTCGCCGGGCTGGACGTACACGGTGCGCACCGACGGTGGGGCGTGGTCGGTGCGTACCGGGCCGGGGCTGCTCCGCGTGACCGACGGCGCGGCCGACGCCGCCGACGTGACCGTGAGCGGCCCGCCCACGGCATTGCTGCGCTGGCTGTGGGGCCGGGAGTTGGCCGGCGAGACGAGCGGCGTCACCGTCGATGGCCCACCCGAGGCGATGGCCCCGTTGCGCCGCTGCATCGTGACCGCAACCCAGTGAAGACTCGCTGCCCGGAGTGAAGCCGGGTGTGCCGCCGTCGCCATAGAATCGATGATGTTCACTGTTAGCGGCGAGGGCGTCACGGGTGGCTACCCCGGAGGGCGGTGCGGGAGATGGGACCGGACGAGCGGGAAAGGCTGTTCGAGCGGGCGCGGGAGCACTCGACGCGGCAGGACACCTGGGCGGAAGCGGACCGGCTGTGGATTCAGGTCATCGACGCCTACCGGCAGGCCGTGCAGGGTCCGGGTCGGGTGGACCGGCGCGATCAGCAGCAGTTGGCCCGGGCACTGTGGCGGCGCGGGATGCTGCTGTCCGCGCGTGGTCGGGCCGCCGACGGGATGGCCCCCGGCGGTGAGGCGGTCACGCTCTTCGAGCGGGTGAACGACGCGGTGGCAGCCGAGGGTGGAAACGTGGCCGACCCGCCACGGGACGAGGCGCTCGCGGAGCTGATCACCGCGCTGGTGGACCTGGCGGAGGTCGCGTTCGCCGCCGGGCAGCCCACCACGCGGCTGGAGTTGGTGGAGCGGGCTGTGGCGGTGGGGCTGCTCACCGGCTCCCCGCCGTCCGCAGGGCCGCGCACCAGGGAGGCGATGGGCACGGCCTACCACAACCAGGCGACCTCGTTGTTGCACCGGGCCGTCACGCGGCCCGCCTCGGACGACAGCATCCGGGAGGCGGCGCTCGCCGCGTCGCGGGCCTGCGAGCTGCGCCAGGGGCTGCTCGACCCGCTGCGCCCGCTCAGCCTCTGGGAGTTGGCCAACACCTACGGGGTGTACGCGCAGTGCCTGGCGCTGATCCGCGACTTCGACCGCGCCGAGATGGTGCTGGGGCTCGGCATCCGACTGGTGGAGCTGCTGGGGCCGGCCGGCGAGCAGCCCGCCCTGAAGCTGCGCGTGGCGGCCGAGATGGTGGTCCGGGAAAAGGCGACGTCACAAGGCTCGGCCGGCCCGCGTCGCTGGGAGTGGCGGCGGCGTTGACCCCGGTCCCGCTGGTCGACGGGGAGCGGACCGGCGGGGGTGGTCGTGGTCCGGTGAGCGTGATACCTCAGAGTCATATTCATACCTGTGAGGTATCGCGCTCAATCCCGCACGGCGTCCATGCCGGTCCGTGCGCCGGAAGGGGCGACCGCCGCCGCTGGCCCCGCGTCGTCGGCGAAGTCGATCCGCATCACGACCCGCCGCAGGGTGGGGTGGCTGACCTCCTTGAACCCGGCGTCCTCGAAGATCTGCCGCACCCCCACGTGCGCCTCACCCCAGGTGATCTGCTTGCCCGCCTCGGCGAGCATCGGGTACGCCGCCAGTGACCGGGCACCGCGCTCCCGCGCGAAGTCGACCGCGGCGCGGGCCAGGGGATAGGTGAGGCCGCGACCCCGGAAGCCCTTGCGGACCACCAGGCAGGTCACCGCCCAGACCCCGTCGTCGTCCCTGTCCTCGTCGCGGCCGAGCCAGGGAACCCGCTGGTTGCGCAGCTTCGGGTACGCCGTCCGCGGCTCCACCGCCACCCAGCCCGCCGGGTGGTCATCGAGGTACGCGACCAGTCCACTGGTGGTCGGGGCATCCGGCTCGCCACAGCTCGTCTGCTCCCGGAACGACGCGACGCGCCCCTCGGGGGTGGAGGCCCGCCACAGCCAGCCCGGGACCTTGAACCACTGGCACTGGCACCGGCCCGCGTCGGCGCTGCCGAGAATCTCCTGGAGGTCGTCCCACGACGCCTCGTTGGCCGGCACGATCCGGACGTCCCGGTCGGCGACCGGAGCCTGGCGGTCAGCCAATCGAATGCCTTCCCGGGGCGCTGACGGCCACGACGAACGCCGCCCAGGCGTCCGGGGTGAAGGCGAGCGACGGACCGGCGGGGTGCTTGCTGTCGCGCACGGCGACGACGCCGGGAAGGTTGGTGGCGACCTCGACGCAGGCGCCGCCGTTGTCGCCGCTGCGGGTGCTCTTGCGCCAGACGGCGCCGGTCAGGTCAGTCATGCCGTATCTCCCCGGTGATCCTTTTGATCATGTCTTTCGATTCTGCCTCGTGAAGCGAGAGCGAATCCAGCCCTCGCCACACTCGTTCGTAGGCGGCCAACTCGTCGGGCTTGTCGAGGTACAGCGCACCGGTCAGCGACTCGCTGTAGACGACCGATGGTTCCGGCACGGCCCGGCCGCCATTGCCGGGCGGAAAGTCCAGGATCATGAAGGTTCCGGCCACCGCCCCCGGCTGCGGGCCGGCCGCCAGCGGCAGCACGCGGACGGACACGGTCGGCAGCTCGGCCAGCTTCAGGACGTGGTCGAGCTGCGCGGCCATTGTGGTCTGACCGCCGACCGTGCGACGGAGCACCGCCTCGGACAGCACCGCCTCAAGCCGGGGAGCAGCGGGAAGCCGGCGGGTGAGCAACGCCTGCCGCTGTAGCCGCACCTCGACGGCCTGCTCTCGCTCGTCGTCGCTGAGCATCCGTCCCAGGCGGAAGAGAGCATCGGCGTATGCCCGCGTCTGCAAGATCCCGGGGATCAGCGATTCGTCGTACCCCCTCAGGCGGGACGCGGCGGATTCCAGGCCCACGTACAGCTCGAACCAGCTCGGCACCGCGTCGCCGTAGGCGTGCCACCAACCCTTGGACTTCGTCTCGACGGCGAGCCCGCGCATCGCCTCGGTCATCTCCGGCGAGACCCCGTACAGGTCGCACATCGCCTTGACGTCGAGCACCCGGACCGAGCCGGTGCCGCACTCGATGCGCCAGATCTTCTGTCGGCTGTACTCCAACGCCTCCGCGGCGGCGTCGAGCGTCACCCCGGCCTCGTTGCGGTACTGCCGCAGCAGCCGCCCGAGCTGCCGACGCGGCACGGTCGATCCGATGTCCTCGGCCATCCGCACACTCCCTGATTCCATATCGCAACGCTGCGTTACGCGTTCTCGCAACACGTACGCGGTGCAGGAAAGAAAGTCAATGCACAACAGGGAAATTGCGGTGTAGGAAGTTGCGTCTTCGCTGCGCACGGTCACAGGATGACCACAGGCGACCAGGAAGGCGGCCCGACGTGAGTATCCGTCACCAACGACCACACTCGACGTACCCCGGCCTGCTGCCGTGGCAGGTGGGCGAGCGCCGCTTCCCGGCCGCCCGGCTCGGGCGCCGCGGCCTCGACCCCGCCGAGGTGTACGCCTGGCTCGACCGCGTCGCCGTCGACATGGCTGCGCTGCACGCGGCCCTCGCCGAGAGTCGCCGGGAGGTCGCGCGGCTGCGGCTCGCGCAGGGTCGGCGGCGATGAGCCGGCGGTACGTCGTCCACCTGCCGGTCGTCGCCTCCGACCTGGCCGCCGCGCAGCGCCTGGCCCGGATCATCGGCCGCTGGCTGACCCCGCTGCCGATGACGGACCCGGGGGAGACCACGGTGTCCGAGGAAGATCAGCAGTTCCTGCGCCACCGCGTCTTCTGCGACCTCCTGCTGCCCGGCGGCCGCCGCCGCTGCCTGCTCCGTGCCGACCATGACGGCCCCTGCTCGCGTCGCTTGCGTCGCTGAACGTGGTCGCTGACGGGCCGGTCACCGCCGCCTTGGTCAGCCGGCGCCCCGCCGTGACCGCGACCAGCTCCGGCTCAGGCGTTATCCTGCGCCGGTGGAGGTCATGGCGGAGGGCGAGCGGTTGGCCGCCGACCTGGGCCGCTGGCTGGACGACCTGACCTTCGTCGACCTGGACACCGACGAGGTCACCGCGAGGGTGATCGAGTCGGTGGTGCGGTGGGCCGAGGCCCAGGGCTGGCGGGTCTACCGGCGCGCCCCCAGCGTCCTGCCGTTGCCACCGCCGCTGGAGCAGCGGCACTCCGTCCTCGACGTGGCGTGCGCCCGCCCCGACGGCCCGCCGGTGGTGGTCGAGGTCGACCACACCGACCGGGCCCGTACGGTGCAGAAGCTGCGGGCGGAGGCGGATGCCGGCCGCATCCCGATCTGGGTGCGGTGGGGAGTGGGCCGTTTCACCGCGCCGCCACCGCCGGTGCGGATGGTGACCTGCGAGGTGACCCGGCGCGCCGGGCCGGCCGGACGCGGGCGACTGCACAGCCGCACCGGCGACCGCCCCGCGCCAGCGCACTCGGTCGGTGGCGGCACGGCGGCCGCGCAGGCGTTGCCCATCCCGCTGACCGACCCGGTTACGGACGCGGGTAAGGGCACCTGAAGCGAATCGTAAGCGGGACCCGACAGAGTTCTGGGTGTCACCGAGAGCACCACCGACAACCAGGAGATTCCGATGCGCAAGCTCATCAACTCGACCTACATCACCCTCGACGGCGTCATCGAGAACCCCATGTGGACCTCGCCGTACTTCGAAGAGGAGGCCGCCAGCCTCGCCGGCGAACAGACCAACGCAGCGGACGCGATGCTGATGGGCCGGGCCACCTACGACGGCATGTCCGTCGCCTGGCCGAGCATGGACGAGAACGACCCGACCACCGGCGCGGCGTACTTCAACAACGTCAAGAAGTACGTCGCCTCGACCACCCTGACCAACCCCACCTGGAACAACACAGAGGTGCTCCAGGGCGACCTGGTCGAGGCGGTCACCAAGCTCAAGGCCCAGGAGGGCAAGGACATCATCCAGTACGGCTACGGCTCGGTCACCGCGCAGTTGGTCCGGGCGGGCCTGGTGGACGAGGTCCGGTTCTGGATCCACCCCGTGCTGGAGGGCGGCCCCAGCCTGACGACGCCGCTGACGGACATCAAGGCGTCGTTCGAGCTGGTCGACACCCGGGTGCACAAGAACGGCGTGATCATCGCCTCGTACCGGCCGAAGACGGCCAGCTGACCACCGATCAGAGCTGAGCCCGGGCCTCGCCCGGGCTCAGCTTCGCGCCCTCGGCGACCAGCGCGTCGAAGCGTTCCCGCCCCAGGGCAGCCAGCACGCGTGCTGCCACCCGGTCGGTGTCGTCGCGTTCCGCCGGGGCGGCCGGGGCCTGCGCGGCGAACCGAGCGGCGGCCGCGGCGCCCAGCAGTCGGGCGGCGACCTCCGGGGAACGCACCGCCGACGCCATCCCCTCCAGGGTGTTGACGGCGTCCCGTGGGGTTGCGATCGCCACGGCGGCCTCGAACGCCTCGATGTGCAGGGCCAGCGCGGCATCCGGGTCGCCGCCCTGCTCGACCGCGTAGCCCAGCTCGACCAGGATCATCGGTAGGTAGAGCGCGGGCTGGGTCTCCGCGCGGCCCTGTTCGACGAGGTGGGTGAGGTGGGCGACGGCCACGTCGAGCTTGCCGTCGCGGCGGGCGGCCATCCCGAGGCTCATCTCCGCGAAGACCAGCGCACTGGGTGAGGCCTGCTCCACCGCGAGCTGGTACGCGCGCTCGGCCAGCTCCCGACCCTGCGCGTAGTCGCGGGTCTGCACCGCCAGCCAGGCCAACCAGGACAGCTCGCTGCACACCTGCGGCCACAGCGCCAGCTCCTCCGCCCAGCGCAGCCCCTCCCGGTGCAGGGCGGCGGCGCGCTCATGCTCGCCGCGCATGTCGGCCAGCCCACCCACCCACTCGGTCGCCTGGAGCCGGCCCCACCGGTCGCCGATGCTGGCGAACAGCGCGGCGCTGCGTGTCGCGGCGTGCTCCAGTGCTGCCTGGTCACCGTTGGCGTGCGCGATCTTGGCCCGGGAGCTGAACACCGCGGCCTCGGTCCACGGGTCGGCGACGGCGGTGGGCAGCAGCTCCGATGCCAGGGCCAAATCGCTGTGGTCGATCACCGCGGTGGCCGCGAACCAGGCACCGCGGCCGTCCGGGTCGCCAGCCAGCGCGGCCCGGAGCTCGGCCGGCACGATCGGGTCGCCCTGCAACAGCGCGAAACCGACCCTCCAGGCCGCGGCGCGGGGCTCGTGCTCGGGGTCGGGCATCGCCAGCGCCTGCCGCGCCTCGGTGAGCCGGCCACGCAGATACCAGTACCAGCTCAGCGCGATGGCCAGCCGCAGCCCGCCGCCGTGGACCAGCGCCGACCGCAGGTTCGCCGTCTCCGCGTCCAGCAGCGCCAGCCACCGCTGCTGGTCGCCGCCGCGCAGCAGCGGATCGGCGTGTTCGGCCAGCTCCGTGTAGTACGCGGCGTGCCGCGCGCGTACCTCTTCGGCGTCGGTCAGCCGGTCCAGGCAGAAGGCGGCAACCGATTCGAGTAGCCGGTAGCGAGGGCCCACGCCGGAGTCGTCCAGCACCACCAGCGACCGGTCGACCAGCCGGGCCAGCGTGTCCAGATCGGTCCGGCAGACCTGCTCGGCGGCCTCCGGGGTGCAGCCGTCGCTGAACACCGCGAGCCGGGCCAGCACCAGCCGGTCGGTCTCGTCCAGCAGGTCCCAGCTCCAGCCGATCACCGCGGTCAACGTCCGTTGCCGCGGCGGCACGTCCCGCTGCTGGGTGGTGAGCAACCGGAACCGGTCGTCGAGCCGGTCCACCACGCCCAGCACGCCCAGGGAGCGCACCCGGGTCGCGGCCAACTCCAGCGCCAGCGGCAGCCCGTCGAGGCGGCGGCAGAGCTGGGCCACCGCGGGCGCCGTCCGCCCGTCGAGGCGGAAACCGCGCTGCTGCGCGGCGGCGCGGGCGGCGAACAACCGGGCCGCCGCCGAGCGCCGGACCGCGTCCAGGTCGCCGTCCTCCGGCACGGACAGCGGGGGTACCTCCCAGAGCAGCTCCCCGGTGAGACCGAGCGGCTCCCGGCTGGTGGCCAGCACGCTCACCCCGGGCGCGTCCCGCAGCAGTCGGGCCACCAGCTCGGCGACCGGCTCGATCACGTGCTCGCAGTTGTCCAGCACGAGCAGCAGTTGTCTGTGGCGCAGCGCGGCGGCGAGCCGATCGGCGGCCGACAGGCTCGTGCCGGCGCTCTCGCGGGTGTCCAGCGCGCCGAGCACCTGCTCGGCGACGCGCGGGTCGCCGGCCGGCAGCGGGGCCAACTCGACCAGTTGGACGCCGTCCGGCAGGGACTGCGTGCGGGCCGCCTCGGTGGCCAGCCGCGTCTTGCCGACGCCACCCGGCCCGACCAGCGTGACCAGCCGCTGCCGCGGCAGCAGGGTACGCAGCTCGGCCAGCGCCTCGGCCCGGCCGACCAACTCGTCGAGCTGGGCCGGCAGGCTGTTGCGGATGATCGCGGCCTTCGGCGGCGCGCTCAGACCGGCGTCCTGTTCGAGGATCTTGCGGTGCAGGGCGACCAGCTCCGGCCCCGGGTCGAGGCCCAGCTCGTCGGCGAGCCGGTCGCGCAGGTCGGCGTAGCTGTCCAGCGCCTCGGACTGGCGGCCGGCCGCGTACAGCGCGCGGAGCTGCACCGCCCGCAGGCCCTCTCGCAGCGGGTGCCGGGCGACCAGCTCCGCGAGGTCGGCGGCGGCCAGGTCGTGCTCGCCCCGGGCCAGCCGGGCCTCGGCCAGCCGCTCGTGCACGGCGAGACGCTGCTCGGCCAGCCGGGTGACCTCCGCGCGGACGAACTCCGCGTCGGCCACGTCGGCGTACGCGTCGCCGCGCCACAGCGCGAGGGCCTCGGTCAGCCGGTCGACGTCGGTGCACCGGGTCAGCTCGGCGAACCGGTCGGCGTCCACCCCGCCGGCCCGCAGCAGGTACCCGGGTGACCGGGACTCGACCAGCTCGCGGGCGCCCGGCTCGGCGTCGTTGAGCGCCTTGCGTAGTTGGGACACCCGCACCTGAAGGGCGCCGGTGGGGTTCGCGGGGGCGTCCGCGCCCCACAGGTCGTCGATGAGGCGGTCCGCCGAGACCACCTGGTTGCGGTTGGTCAGCAGGTCGGCCAGCAGCGCCCGTACCTTGGTGCCGGGCACCGCCACCGGCTCGCCGGCGTCGGTGGTGACGGCGAGCGGTCCGAGCACCCCGAACTGCACGGCGATCATCCTAGGGCTTGGCTCGACCCACACGCCCGAACCAAGCCCTTCGGCGGTAAGGCGACCTGAAGTTGACCGTAAGCGCTCCGGCGCACCGTGTGGGCATGGACATCCACCACGAAGAGCACGGCAACGGCGAGGGTCGCCCCCTGGTGCTGATCCACGGGGCGCTCTCCGGCATCGGCACCTCGTTCGGCGCGATCCTGCCGATCCTGGCGAAGACCCGGCGGGTGATCGCCGTCGAGTTGCAGGCGCACGGTCGCACACCGGACCTCGATCGTCCGCTGACCGTGGAGCATTTCGCCACCGACGTGGTCGAGCTGCTGGACCGCCTCGGCGTCGGGCGGGCGGACGTGTTCGGCTGGAGCATGGGCGCGGCGGTGGGGTTGCGCCTCGGCACCGATCACGCCGACCGGGTCGGGCGGCTGGTGCTCGCCTCGGTGAGCTTCGACGACGCCGGCCTGCACCCGGGGCTGCTCGACGGAATCCAGGACCTGCAACCGGAGCACCTGCACGGCTCGGAGTTCCACGAGGAGTACCTGCGGAGCGCGCCGGACCCGGCGGGCTGGGCCAACCTGGTCACCAAGATGAAGGTGCTGGACGCGAACCTGCCGCAGTGGACCACCGAGCAGATCCGCGCGCTGGCCGCGCCCACGATGATCGTGCTGGCCGACGCGGACATCGTCCAGCCCGAGCATGCGGTGCGGATGTTCCGGCTGCTCGGCGGCGCGGTGCCCGGCGACCTGACCGGCCTGCCGGGGTGCCGGCTGGCCATCCTGCCCGGCACCACCCACACGATGATCCCGCAGCGCGCCGACTGGCTGGCCCCGATGATCGACGAATTCCTGGACGACGTCTAGCCGGTGCCGCCTATTCGGATCTGCGGCGGACCGCCGCGAGCATGCGCCGGATGCCGATCACATGGCCACCCGAGGTCAGGAGGAGTTGTCGGTAGAGGCGGCCGGCCAGGCCGGGGAAGGCGGCTCGCGTCTCGGCCCGTAGCCGTGACCGGCCCCGGCCGATGGGTTCGAGGCGGAAGATCAGTGCGTAGGTCGAGAACCGATGGCTGCCGCGCAGGGCCAGTTCCCGACCGGGGATCGCGGTGACCACCCGGAAGCCGGGGAACGTCGAGCCTTCGGCGAGTGGCCGTGACCCGGACGTGCCCGGGTCGGCGGCACCCACCAGGCGCGCGTAGCCGGCCATGCCGGGCCGGGAGAAGGACGCCTCGACGATGTCCGCCAGGTGGGGCCAGACCTCGCCGGTCTCCGCCGCGATGACGGTGGCGTGCTCGTCCAGGTGGGGCAATGAGTCGATCCGCATCAGCGCCTCCCCGTGTCACCGTCCATTCTCGCCCGCCCGGGCCGAACTTCGCGGGCCGGGGTCATGGCGTGCGGCCGATTTACCAGGTAGAAACATGCCAACCCCTTCGTCCCGGTCCAACCTCCGGCCGGAGGGATCAGAGAGCGCTCTCACGCCCCAGCTGTGCCGGGAGCACGCTCCGGCCAGCGGAGAGGACGAACCGCATGACAACCCAGCCCCGACGGGTGCGCCGGCGATCCGGACGCACCCTCATTCTCGCTCTGGTGCTGACCACCGCCGTCACGATGAGCAGCACCGCCGCCAGCGCCGGCCGGCCGACGCAGGGCGCCCCGGATTTCGGACCCAACGTCACGATCTTCGACCCCGGTATGCCGATCAGCGAGATCCAGCAGACCGTCGACGCGGCGCACGCCCGCCAGGTCGACAACGAGATGGGCACCGCGCGGCACGCCTACCTGTTCAAGCCGGGCACGTACGGCACGGCGGAGCAGCCGTTGCAGGCCAAGGTGGGCTACTACACCGAGGTCTCCGGTCTGGGTGCCTCGCCCACCGACGTCAGCGTCAACGGCAAGCTGGAGGTCTACAACCGCTGCCTGGCGGACGGCGGCACCGGCAACTGCCTCGCGCTGGTCAACTTCTGGCGCACCCTGTCCAATCTCTCGCTCACCATCAACGCGGCGGGCCAGGACGGCTGCCGGTCGTCGGCGAACTTCTGGGCGGTGTCCCAGGCGGTATCGATGCGTCGGCTGAACATCAACGGCGGCGGGCTGTCGCTGATGGACTACTGCACCGCCGGCCCCCAGTTCGCCAGCGGCGGCTTCATCGCCGACTCGCGACTGCCGGCCACCACCAACGGATCCCAGCAGCAGTGGCTGACCCGCAACAGTGAGGTCGCCGGCTGGTCCAACGCGGTGTGGAACCAGGTCTTCGCCGGGGTCGAGGGCG
The nucleotide sequence above comes from Micromonospora sp. NBC_00389. Encoded proteins:
- a CDS encoding SGNH/GDSL hydrolase family protein — its product is MSSSPRRLLTALVALFLLVPAIPAGVATASEPAQRHATAGWSAAWSAAHHHPVPGNDWDGPNWSVPGFTNQSVRQVVRVSAAGSLLRIRLSNRYGSQPLRLTGATVGRPTSGAAVQLGTLRPVTFDRRLSTTLAAGTEKTSDPVLLPVRALEALTVTLYFAGPTGPATFHQSGLTTTYRAPGDHRFDPHSAAFAGETSQSWYHLAGVDVAGSPRTRGTVVTFGDSQTDGYGSTPGADNRYPDQLAERLVATGRPLAVVNAGISGNKLLADSPCYGERGVSRFRHDVLGQPGVRTAVVLIGINDIGAGGYPDFGCGASPVVTAGQLVNGHRALIQAARARGVTVIGVTMPPLKNATGYDTPDKEALRDELNHWIRTSGEYDVVVDLDRILADPADPDALRPAYDHGDHLHLNDTGATAAAVAVAAQIR
- a CDS encoding dihydrofolate reductase family protein; this encodes MTKVTTGATMSLDGYIADPSHGGFEYLFQWYENGDVETPTATPELTFRTSAVSARHIRDLTERTGALVVGRRLFDMTNGWGGRHPLDVPVVVVTHSVPDGWEPENDSFVFVTDGIESAIERAKTIAGDKEVGVNGGTIATQVIQAGLLDEVHVDLVPVLLGDGIPLFADLKIAPLQLHGPISVVEGTGVTHLAYRVRPTA
- a CDS encoding maleylpyruvate isomerase family mycothiol-dependent enzyme, giving the protein MEPSRFLGCLTDDFARLRAVASIDPTAAVPSCPGWSVADLTHHVGEVYLHKTLAIREGAEPEPWPPADLAAEEPMALLDRAYAGLLAEFAAHEPQDRAGSWYAPGQTVGFWIRRMAQETVIHRIDAELGVGAPVAPVPDDLAVDGIDELLKVFVEYSVAEWASAFSEILADSPGWTYTVRTDGGAWSVRTGPGLLRVTDGAADAADVTVSGPPTALLRWLWGRELAGETSGVTVDGPPEAMAPLRRCIVTATQ
- a CDS encoding GNAT family N-acetyltransferase, whose amino-acid sequence is MADRQAPVADRDVRIVPANEASWDDLQEILGSADAGRCQCQWFKVPGWLWRASTPEGRVASFREQTSCGEPDAPTTSGLVAYLDDHPAGWVAVEPRTAYPKLRNQRVPWLGRDEDRDDDGVWAVTCLVVRKGFRGRGLTYPLARAAVDFARERGARSLAAYPMLAEAGKQITWGEAHVGVRQIFEDAGFKEVSHPTLRRVVMRIDFADDAGPAAAVAPSGARTGMDAVRD
- a CDS encoding DUF397 domain-containing protein, producing the protein MTDLTGAVWRKSTRSGDNGGACVEVATNLPGVVAVRDSKHPAGPSLAFTPDAWAAFVVAVSAPGRHSIG
- a CDS encoding helix-turn-helix domain-containing protein; protein product: MAEDIGSTVPRRQLGRLLRQYRNEAGVTLDAAAEALEYSRQKIWRIECGTGSVRVLDVKAMCDLYGVSPEMTEAMRGLAVETKSKGWWHAYGDAVPSWFELYVGLESAASRLRGYDESLIPGILQTRAYADALFRLGRMLSDDEREQAVEVRLQRQALLTRRLPAAPRLEAVLSEAVLRRTVGGQTTMAAQLDHVLKLAELPTVSVRVLPLAAGPQPGAVAGTFMILDFPPGNGGRAVPEPSVVYSESLTGALYLDKPDELAAYERVWRGLDSLSLHEAESKDMIKRITGEIRHD
- a CDS encoding DivIVA domain-containing protein, whose protein sequence is MSIRHQRPHSTYPGLLPWQVGERRFPAARLGRRGLDPAEVYAWLDRVAVDMAALHAALAESRREVARLRLAQGRRR
- a CDS encoding dihydrofolate reductase family protein → MRKLINSTYITLDGVIENPMWTSPYFEEEAASLAGEQTNAADAMLMGRATYDGMSVAWPSMDENDPTTGAAYFNNVKKYVASTTLTNPTWNNTEVLQGDLVEAVTKLKAQEGKDIIQYGYGSVTAQLVRAGLVDEVRFWIHPVLEGGPSLTTPLTDIKASFELVDTRVHKNGVIIASYRPKTAS
- a CDS encoding BTAD domain-containing putative transcriptional regulator — its product is MQFGVLGPLAVTTDAGEPVAVPGTKVRALLADLLTNRNQVVSADRLIDDLWGADAPANPTGALQVRVSQLRKALNDAEPGARELVESRSPGYLLRAGGVDADRFAELTRCTDVDRLTEALALWRGDAYADVADAEFVRAEVTRLAEQRLAVHERLAEARLARGEHDLAAADLAELVARHPLREGLRAVQLRALYAAGRQSEALDSYADLRDRLADELGLDPGPELVALHRKILEQDAGLSAPPKAAIIRNSLPAQLDELVGRAEALAELRTLLPRQRLVTLVGPGGVGKTRLATEAARTQSLPDGVQLVELAPLPAGDPRVAEQVLGALDTRESAGTSLSAADRLAAALRHRQLLLVLDNCEHVIEPVAELVARLLRDAPGVSVLATSREPLGLTGELLWEVPPLSVPEDGDLDAVRRSAAARLFAARAAAQQRGFRLDGRTAPAVAQLCRRLDGLPLALELAATRVRSLGVLGVVDRLDDRFRLLTTQQRDVPPRQRTLTAVIGWSWDLLDETDRLVLARLAVFSDGCTPEAAEQVCRTDLDTLARLVDRSLVVLDDSGVGPRYRLLESVAAFCLDRLTDAEEVRARHAAYYTELAEHADPLLRGGDQQRWLALLDAETANLRSALVHGGGLRLAIALSWYWYLRGRLTEARQALAMPDPEHEPRAAAWRVGFALLQGDPIVPAELRAALAGDPDGRGAWFAATAVIDHSDLALASELLPTAVADPWTEAAVFSSRAKIAHANGDQAALEHAATRSAALFASIGDRWGRLQATEWVGGLADMRGEHERAAALHREGLRWAEELALWPQVCSELSWLAWLAVQTRDYAQGRELAERAYQLAVEQASPSALVFAEMSLGMAARRDGKLDVAVAHLTHLVEQGRAETQPALYLPMILVELGYAVEQGGDPDAALALHIEAFEAAVAIATPRDAVNTLEGMASAVRSPEVAARLLGAAAAARFAAQAPAAPAERDDTDRVAARVLAALGRERFDALVAEGAKLSPGEARAQL